A genome region from Populus alba chromosome 5, ASM523922v2, whole genome shotgun sequence includes the following:
- the LOC118029930 gene encoding protein DETOXIFICATION 45, chloroplastic isoform X2 — translation MTVTQLRGLPFYGVIGKRRERRVIKRGEAFTLKDEIKVPHLCHFVVSNKRGLRFNTFTKCCGSIFDRQTSEYSLNLSSVEERLASNNGRSVSKGIYDSTGPPIASQSRTPSVQNELIMLSIPAIAGQAIEPLAQLMETAYVGRLGPLELATAGVSMSIFNILSKVFNIPLLSVATSFVAEDISRNASKSTSGHLHPEDEMAERKSLPSVSTALVLAAGIGVFEALAMYLGSGIFLNMMGIPPASPMRIPAERFLKLRAIGAPAVVVYLAIQGIFRGFKDTKTPVLCLGFGNFSAVLLFPLLMNYFGLGVTGAAISTVVSQYVVAFLMIWYLNKRTILSFPNVQSLDCGGYLSSGGFLLGRTLAAVMTITLSTSMAARQGALPMAAHQICLQVWLSVSLLADAQAASGQALIASSSAKGDYSTVKEITFSALKTGLITGISLAIILGVSFSSIATMFTKDAEVLAIVRSGVLFVSASQPINALAYIFDGLHYGISDFSYAAWSMMMVGAISSAFILYAPSIFGLYGVWSGLTLFMGLRTVAGYTRLISKNGPWWFLHEDTPKNWTLDEA, via the exons ATGACTGTTACTCAACTTAGAGGTTTACCCTTTTATGGAGTCATTGGTAAAAGACGTGAAAGAAGAGTGATAAAAAGGGGTGAAGCTTTtacattaaaagatgaaataaaagttCCTCATCTTTGTCATTTTGTGGTGAGCAATAAGAGGGGACTGAGATTCAACACTTTCACCAAGTGTTGTGGGTCAATCTTTGATCGGCAAACTTCAGAATATAGCTTGAATCTTTCGAGTGTCGAGGAGAGATTGGCTTCAAACAATGGGAGATCTGTAAGCAAGGGAATCTA TGACTCAACAGGGCCACCAATAGCCAGTCAATCACGCACGCCTAGTGTCCAAAATGAACTCATAATGCTTTCTATACCAGCAATTGCTGGACAAGCAATTGAACCTTTAGCACAACTCATGGAAACAGCTTATGTCGGTAGATTGG GTCCTTTGGAGTTGGCAACAGCAGGAGTTTCCATGTCAATATTCAATATCCTATCAAAGGTTTTTAATATACCTCTCCTCAGTGTAGCAACTTCATTTGTGGCTGAAGACATCTCAAGGAATGCTAGCAAGTCTACTTCag GTCATCTCCACCCTGAAGATGAAATGGCTGAAAGAAAGTCACTGCCTTCTGTCTCTACGGCTTTAGTCTTAGCAGCTGGAATTGGTGTATTTGAGGCTTTGGCTATGTATCTAGGATCCGGAATATTTCTCAATATGATGGGCATACCACCT GCTTCACCAATGCGCATCCCAGCAGAAAGATTTCTCAAACTCAGGGCAATTGGTGCTCCAGCAGTTGTAGTTTATCTGGCCATTCAGGGCATTTTTCGTGGGTTTAAGGACACTAAGACTCCTGTCCTGTGTCTAG GGTTTGGCAATTTTTCAGCTGTACTCTTGTTCCCCTTGCTGATGAACTATTTTGGCTTGGGTGTAACTGGAGCTGCCATCTCAACCGTTGTGTCTCA ATACGTTGTTGCCTTTCTCATGATCTGGTATCTTAACAAAAGGACAATTTTGTCCTTTCCGAATGTCCAAAGCTTGGATTGTGGTGGCTACCTCAGCTCTG GTGGTTTTCTTCTTGGGAGAACTTTAGCTGCTGTCATGACCATAACTTTGAGCACATCAATGGCTGCTCGTCAAGGAGCACTACCAATGGCAGCTCATCAAATATGTTTACAAGTGTGGCTATCAGTTTCACTTCTTGCAGATGCTCAAGCTGCATCCGGTCAG GCCCTTATTGCAAGCTCTTCTGCAAAAGGTGACTACAGCACAGTGAAAGAAATTACATTCTCTGCTTTGAAG ACTGGATTGATTACTGGCATTTCCTTAGCAATCATATTGGGTGTGTCGTTTAGTTCTATAGCAACTATGTTCACTAAAGACGCAGAGGTACTAGCAATAGTCAGATCTGGGGTGCTG TTTGTGAGTGCTAGTCAACCTATCAATGCGCTTGCTTACATATTTGACGGCCTGCATTATGGCATATCTGATTTTTCATATGCTGCATGGTCTATG ATGATGGTTGGGGCAATTTCTTCTGCATTTATTCTCTACGCACCCTCAATCTTTGGTCTCTACGGAGTTTGGTCTGGACTAACTCTTTTCATGGGCTTGCGGACAGTCGCTGGATATACGAG ATTAATCTCCAAAAATGGGCCATGGTGGTTCCTGCACGAGGACACCCCTAAAAATTGGACACTGGACGAG GCTTAG
- the LOC118029930 gene encoding protein DETOXIFICATION 45, chloroplastic isoform X1 — protein MTVTQLRGLPFYGVIGKRRERRVIKRGEAFTLKDEIKVPHLCHFVVSNKRGLRFNTFTKCCGSIFDRQTSEYSLNLSSVEERLASNNGRSVSKGIYDSTGPPIASQSRTPSVQNELIMLSIPAIAGQAIEPLAQLMETAYVGRLGPLELATAGVSMSIFNILSKVFNIPLLSVATSFVAEDISRNASKSTSGHLHPEDEMAERKSLPSVSTALVLAAGIGVFEALAMYLGSGIFLNMMGIPPASPMRIPAERFLKLRAIGAPAVVVYLAIQGIFRGFKDTKTPVLCLGFGNFSAVLLFPLLMNYFGLGVTGAAISTVVSQYVVAFLMIWYLNKRTILSFPNVQSLDCGGYLSSGGFLLGRTLAAVMTITLSTSMAARQGALPMAAHQICLQVWLSVSLLADAQAASGQALIASSSAKGDYSTVKEITFSALKTGLITGISLAIILGVSFSSIATMFTKDAEVLAIVRSGVLFVSASQPINALAYIFDGLHYGISDFSYAAWSMMMVGAISSAFILYAPSIFGLYGVWSGLTLFMGLRTVAGYTRLISKNGPWWFLHEDTPKNWTLDELITQA, from the exons ATGACTGTTACTCAACTTAGAGGTTTACCCTTTTATGGAGTCATTGGTAAAAGACGTGAAAGAAGAGTGATAAAAAGGGGTGAAGCTTTtacattaaaagatgaaataaaagttCCTCATCTTTGTCATTTTGTGGTGAGCAATAAGAGGGGACTGAGATTCAACACTTTCACCAAGTGTTGTGGGTCAATCTTTGATCGGCAAACTTCAGAATATAGCTTGAATCTTTCGAGTGTCGAGGAGAGATTGGCTTCAAACAATGGGAGATCTGTAAGCAAGGGAATCTA TGACTCAACAGGGCCACCAATAGCCAGTCAATCACGCACGCCTAGTGTCCAAAATGAACTCATAATGCTTTCTATACCAGCAATTGCTGGACAAGCAATTGAACCTTTAGCACAACTCATGGAAACAGCTTATGTCGGTAGATTGG GTCCTTTGGAGTTGGCAACAGCAGGAGTTTCCATGTCAATATTCAATATCCTATCAAAGGTTTTTAATATACCTCTCCTCAGTGTAGCAACTTCATTTGTGGCTGAAGACATCTCAAGGAATGCTAGCAAGTCTACTTCag GTCATCTCCACCCTGAAGATGAAATGGCTGAAAGAAAGTCACTGCCTTCTGTCTCTACGGCTTTAGTCTTAGCAGCTGGAATTGGTGTATTTGAGGCTTTGGCTATGTATCTAGGATCCGGAATATTTCTCAATATGATGGGCATACCACCT GCTTCACCAATGCGCATCCCAGCAGAAAGATTTCTCAAACTCAGGGCAATTGGTGCTCCAGCAGTTGTAGTTTATCTGGCCATTCAGGGCATTTTTCGTGGGTTTAAGGACACTAAGACTCCTGTCCTGTGTCTAG GGTTTGGCAATTTTTCAGCTGTACTCTTGTTCCCCTTGCTGATGAACTATTTTGGCTTGGGTGTAACTGGAGCTGCCATCTCAACCGTTGTGTCTCA ATACGTTGTTGCCTTTCTCATGATCTGGTATCTTAACAAAAGGACAATTTTGTCCTTTCCGAATGTCCAAAGCTTGGATTGTGGTGGCTACCTCAGCTCTG GTGGTTTTCTTCTTGGGAGAACTTTAGCTGCTGTCATGACCATAACTTTGAGCACATCAATGGCTGCTCGTCAAGGAGCACTACCAATGGCAGCTCATCAAATATGTTTACAAGTGTGGCTATCAGTTTCACTTCTTGCAGATGCTCAAGCTGCATCCGGTCAG GCCCTTATTGCAAGCTCTTCTGCAAAAGGTGACTACAGCACAGTGAAAGAAATTACATTCTCTGCTTTGAAG ACTGGATTGATTACTGGCATTTCCTTAGCAATCATATTGGGTGTGTCGTTTAGTTCTATAGCAACTATGTTCACTAAAGACGCAGAGGTACTAGCAATAGTCAGATCTGGGGTGCTG TTTGTGAGTGCTAGTCAACCTATCAATGCGCTTGCTTACATATTTGACGGCCTGCATTATGGCATATCTGATTTTTCATATGCTGCATGGTCTATG ATGATGGTTGGGGCAATTTCTTCTGCATTTATTCTCTACGCACCCTCAATCTTTGGTCTCTACGGAGTTTGGTCTGGACTAACTCTTTTCATGGGCTTGCGGACAGTCGCTGGATATACGAG ATTAATCTCCAAAAATGGGCCATGGTGGTTCCTGCACGAGGACACCCCTAAAAATTGGACACTGGACGAG ttaatcaCACAGGCTTAG